The following are encoded in a window of Chaetodon auriga isolate fChaAug3 chromosome 24, fChaAug3.hap1, whole genome shotgun sequence genomic DNA:
- the kiaa0232 gene encoding uncharacterized protein KIAA0232 homolog: MRPVSTDSDGPAPPENLSCPFPLVGPLPASEMSLLQSLGPVQSWLGQELEKCGIDAMIYTRYVLSLLLHDSYDYDLQDQENDIFLGWEKGTGKKWGKSKKKGGTDLSLEEMKKQAAVQCLRSASDENSGIESLVEELCSKLKDIQNKQKEEKQIQKKSDGSQSPERAESPSSKDQVEMYYEAFPPLSEKPVCLQEIMTVWNKAKACAYSSSSSSAAPQTSTDTSSPKDCNSEGEAAKERNLEACGTITTVTNERGQQRRSKKEKENRYHGGAAAEEKSTVYSKRQTRHRSEGKYRPRSWSSGSSEAGSSSSGNQGDSKSSRSKAVRIRHKSREAAKNKRTRNSGHVKLQVKVIDKEERRNTGGSSSSATGGAAKQSQLYKKGKRPLKEIRKDPSWKEAKESGVEARNKKEYMEEPLWYTEPITEYFVPFSSRQSKLETKYRSKVDSPDGFALSADMERLPERIQGICIANESNQRAYLAAGSFVDGHFVEGPGEAEEETAELTGTSSCPQPEDSRDLDDKHLSEFTHFYEVDIYQSILDTSASDSIQESRILSMIRQKSKEQRDVEAECCLVLDGLEQQGKSAIRADSQEASGSVGFFMEDLENMAQVWGCYSPSTSEDIDGESFVGDSPIRLSPLLDSVSFTLSKLSGNLEEPPVPEATSEPSCLNSSCFSLFELQYDSPTFPFPHDSLTVCHENNTDSSSCLDPHSNKQSRLLIWTKNSAFDETEHCSNLSTRTCSPWSHSEETRSDNEQGNVPAEDAAQIGNEEIDCIIPPLSGTYLEDEILDFLQENSGHKSEEVNASTASNQTFTKKSKLESICGIALEEDESKQYSTGMFSDNTNQHSDDYSSGIIKDIWTAIGDDKSVRSRQGAEKPSKALFSDESSGYCCSCLEVQAKGVPIQGPQKKAVQRSEYHLWEGKKEEQDLAKNKLSKVDGAGDYMTPSKPWDLNSDKESTSFILGGVYGELKTLSGDKNWAVVPPSDTQDSLLQCAAAAASASGTDMLTITGTDVFMNTGSCFAPGHRPLWRPLVSFGQSDQAIRGSGDGLNKGFSFIFHEDLLGSYGGLRSEEQGLEYPFASFNLNNPFSQVLHVECSFEPEDMASFSPGFKPKSILCSDSENEAFHPRIYGINRTQYRAIRISPRTHFRPISASELSPSGVSDSEAETDKEEMSFPVLAPVDVFDDPQADLKPLEEDAECEGPYYGKSELESGKFLPRLKKSGMEKSAQTSLDSQEGSSTLLPIAEQEICLDCKTTAAASTAGEETDVLVCKIQTDESSGEKQSCLCSPAGQIPKYGIAYDFVGDVREFPLLNVSGQGGTGNQQDECWWQNTLCSPLFPGSQCTGSSNI; encoded by the exons ATGCGTCCAGTGAGCACCGATTCAGACGGTCCTGCTCCTCCTGAAAACCTCTCTTGCCCCTTCCCCCTCGTGGGCCCCCTGCCTGCCTCAGAGATGTCCTTGCTCCAGTCGCTGGGTCCAGTACAAAGCTGGCTTGGCCAGGAGCTTGAGAAGTGTGGGATTGATGCCATGATTTACACCCGCTATGTCCTCAGCCTTCTCCTGCATGACAGTTATGACTACGACCTGCAGGACCAG gaaaatgacatctTCTTGGGCTGGGAGAAGGGAACTGGGAAGAAATGGGGCAAGAGTAAGAAGAAAGGTGGGACCGACCTGAGTCTCGAGGAAATGAAGAAGCAAGCTGCTGTGCAGTGCCTTCGCTCTGCATCTGATGAA AACTCTGGAATTGAGAGCCTGGTTGAAGAGCTTTGCTCTAAACTAAAGGACAtccaaaacaagcagaaag aagaaaaacagattcaaaagAAATCTGATGGCTCTCAGTCTCCAGAGCGAGCTGAGTCCCCCTCTTCAAAGGACCAGGTGGAAAT GTATTATGAAGCCTTTCCTCCTTTGTCAGAGAAACCTGTTTGTCTCCAAGAGATCATGACGGTGTGGAACAAAGCTAAGGCCTGTGCATACTCAAGTTCATCATCCTCTGCAGCCCctcagaccagcacagacacCTCTTCCCCAAAAGATTGCAACAGTGAAGGTGAGGCTGCAAAGGAGCGAAACCTCGAGGCGTGTGGTACCATCACTACTGTGACCAACGAAAGAGGCCAGCAACGACGAagcaagaaggaaaaagaaaaccgATACCATGGCGGTGCAGCAGCGGAGGAGAAGTCCACAGTCTACTCTAAGAGACAGACGAGACACAGATCTGAGGGCAAATACAGACCCAGATCCTGGTCTTCTGGCTCTAGTGAGGCTGGCTCAAGCTCAAGTGGAAACCAGGGTGACTCTAAGTCATCTAGAAGCAAAGCAGTTAGAATAAGGCACAAATCCAGGGAGGCTGCAAAGAATAAGAGAACACGCAACAGTGGGcatgtgaagctgcaggtgaAGGTAATCGACAAAGAGGAGCGAAGAAATACAGGAGGGAGCAGTAGCAGCGCCACTGGAGGCGCTGCCAAACAATCACAGCTTTACAAAAAGGGGAAGAGACCTCTGAAGGAGATTCGTAAAGATCCAAGCTGGAAGGAAGCAAAAGAGTCCGGAGTTGAGGCCAGAAACAAAAAGGAGTATATGGAGGAGCCACTTTGGTACACGGAGCCCATCACAGAGTATTTTGTACctttcagcagcagacaaagcaaGCTGGAAACAAAATATCGAAGCAAGGTAGACTCTCCCGACGGCTTCGCCTTGTCAGCTGACATGGAGAGGCTGCCGGAGAGAATCCAGGGAATCTGCATTGCCAATGAGAGCAACCAGAGAGCATACCTAGCAGCAGGCTCGTTTGTGGATGGGCACTTTGTGGAAGGGCCTGGCGAAGCAGAAGAGGAAACTGCTGAACTCACTGGGACCTCAAGCTGCCCTCAGCCAGAGGATAGTAGAGATTTAGATGACAAGCATCTGTCTGAATTCACTCACTTCTATGAAGTTGATATTTATCAATCCATATTGGATACTAGTGCCTCAGACTCTATACAAGAGAGTCGGATCTTAAGCATGATTCGACAAAAAAGCAAAGAGCAAAGAGACGTTGAGGCAGAATGTTGTTTAGTGTTAGATGGCCTTGAGCAGCAAGGGAAAAGTGCAATACGGGCGGACTCACAGGAAGCTTCGGGATCTGTTGGATTCTTCATGGAGGATCTTGAAAACATGGCTCAAGTGTGGGGATGTTATTCACCATCTACTTCAGAAGATATAGATGGAGAAAGCTTTGTAGGAGACTCTCCCATTCGGCTCTCCCCCCTTCTCGATAGTGTTTCATTCACCCTGAGCAAACTATCTGGAAATCTGGAGGAGCCACCTGTTCCTGAAGCCACCAGTGAACCATCTTGTTTGAACTCatcctgcttctctctttttGAGCTGCAGTATGACAGCCCcacttttccttttccccaCGACTCACTCACCGTGTGTCACGAAAACAACACAGATTCTAGTAGCTGTCTCGACCCACATTCTAATAAACAGTCTCGTTTGCTAATATGGACCAAAAATAGTGCCTTTGACGAAACTGAACACTGTTCTAACCTTTCAACACGAACTTGCAGTCCGTGGTCACATTCAGAGGAGACTCGTTCAGACAATGAGCAGGGAAATGTTCCAGCAGAGGATGCTGCTCAAATTGGCAATGAAGAGATTGATTGTATAATCCCGCCTCTCTCTGGTACCTATCTGGAGGATGAAATCTTGGATTTTTTGCAAGAAAACTCTGGCCATAAGTCTGAGGAGGTCAATGCAAGTACAGCATCAAATCAGACCTTCACCAAAAAATCAAAATTGGAGTCAATTTGTGGTATAGCACTGGAAGAGGATGAGAGTAAACAGTACAGCACTGGCATGTTTTCGGACAACACAAACCAACACAGTGATGACTACAGCTCAGGGATAATAAAGGACATTTGGACTGCAATAGGAGATGACAAATCTGTAAGGTCAAGGCAAGGAGCAGAAAAACCAAGCAAGGCGCTATTCTCAGATGAGTCAAGCGGTTACTGCTGCAGTTGTCTGGAAGTGCAGGCAAAAGGAGTTCCAATTCAGGGACCTCAGAAAAAGGCAGTGCAGCGATCAGAATATCACCTTTGGGAAGGCAAGAAAGAAGAACAGGACTTAGCCAAAAACAAACTCTCCAAGGTAGATGGTGCTGGGGATTACATGACTCCGTCCAAGCCCTGGGACTTGAACTCTGACAAGGAGAGTACGTCATTCATCCTAGGAGGGGTGTATGGAGAGTTGAAGACACTAAGTGGTGATAAGAATTGGGCTGTTGTGCCGCCAAGTGACACCCAAGATAGTCTGCTCCAGTGTgccgctgcagctgcatctgCTTCTGGCACAGACATGCTTACCATCACTGGCACAGATGTGTTCATGAACACTGGCAGCTGCTTTGCCCCTGGGCACAGGCCCCTGTGGAGGCCTCTTGTGTCCTTTGGGCAGAGTGACCAGGCCATTAGAGGAAGCGGAGATGGATTGAATAAGggattttctttcatcttccatGAAGATTTGCTTGGATCTTACGGAGGCTTGCGTAGTGAGGAGCAAGGTTTAGAATATCCATTTGCATCCTTCAACCTGAACAATCCCTTCTCTCAAGTCCTCCATGTTGAGTGTTCTTTTGAGCCTGAGGACATGGCTTCGTTCAGTCCGGGGTTCAAGCCCAAATCTATTCTTTGCTCAGACTCTGAGAATGAAGCCTTCCACCCACGAATATATGGCATCAACCGGACGCAGTACAGGGCCATTCGCATTTCCCCCAGGACTCATTTCCGACCAATATCAGCCTCAGAGTTGTCTCCTAGTGGAGTGAGTGATTCAGAGGCTGAGACTGACAAAGAGGAGATGAGTTTTCCCGTCCTGGCGCCGGTGGACGTCTTTGATGATCCTCAGGCAGACCTCAAACCTCTGGAGGAGGATGCAGAATGTGAGGGCCCTTATTACGGGAAGTCAGAACTGGAATCTGGTAAATTCTTACCCAGATTAAAGAAGTCTGGCATGGAGAAGAGTGCCCAGACCTCTCTGGATTCACAGGAGGGCTCCAGTACCCTCCTGCCAATCGCTGAGCAAGAGATTTGCTTAGACTGCAAAACGACAGCAGCTGCATCAACTGCAGGTGAAGAGACAGACGTCTTAGTCTGCAAGATTCAAACGGATGAATCTTCAGGAGAAAAACAGTCCTGCTTATGTTCGCCAGCAGGTCAGATCCCAAAATATGGGATTGCTTATGACTTTGTTGGAGATGTGCGAGAG TTCCCTCTATTAAATGTAAGTGGACAGGGAGGAACTGGCAACCAGCAAGATGAGTGCTGGTGGCAGAACACGCTCTGTTCCCCCCTTTTCCCTGGATCTCAGTGTACAG GGAGCAGCAACATTTGA